One genomic window of Arachis hypogaea cultivar Tifrunner chromosome 8, arahy.Tifrunner.gnm2.J5K5, whole genome shotgun sequence includes the following:
- the LOC140174701 gene encoding protein FAR-RED IMPAIRED RESPONSE 1-like, whose product MDDINICNSSSNSATKTECSTEVIIHPTISDEEISKVGMLFGTLKEARQFYYNYVNNVGFEPHIRNTNFNKNGRTPINQSIQCKLEKWRLSKVELAHTHRCDPNLSWMFKKNRELSMHVKDVIERKDQAGIRPSKTFQALVDEAGGRSNMKFLEKDVRNYISGKLRINGDDTDAKEMLDYFTRMKEQNPNFFYDICVYSDNSLKHAFSTDARSRAAYKYFGDVVSLTPHISSTSMRCQLQHLWVSITTKGHISIIFTIWVLILLEHKFGAGMRSTQWSESMHAFFDKYLTCKSNLIQFVHQYDNCLADKEQQELECDAADNRGLIPCVSNSPIEKQFQYGYNNCIFCDVQAEFIKKCDCNLSPRVVKDNQYFYEVTQQKIVKGMSIYSEYEVVFCPISHQVRCNCFSGRPIFKRLKADVDRKIKNGTKKRRASSKHPKEVAVVERDKHLNKATERHITASKHPNVYFSVYC is encoded by the exons ATGGACGATATAAATATTTGTAATAGTTCAAGCAATTCTGCTACAAAGACTGAGTGCTCGACTGAG gtcaTAATTCATCCCACCATTTCTGATGAGGAGATTTCAAAAGTGGGGATGCTATTTGGAACCCTCAAAGAAGCACGCCAATTTTACTACAACTATGTCAATAACGTGGGATTCGAGCCTCATATAAGAAACACTAACTTCAACAAGAATGGAAGGACACCTATTAACCAATCCATACAGTGCA AGCTTGAAAAATGGAGACTGTCGAAGGTAGAATTAGCTCACACGCATCGGTGTGATCCCAATTTGTCATGGATGTTTAAGAAAAACAGGGAACTCTCCATGCACGTTAAGGATGTCATTGAGCGCAAAGACCAGGCTGGTATACGACCTTCGAAGACTTTTCAGGCGCTTGTTGATGAAGCTGGTGGTCGTTCTAATATGAAATTTCTTGAGAAGGATGTTAGAAATTATATATCTGGTAAACTCCGAATCAATGGAGATGATACTGATGCGAAAGAGATGCTGGACTATTTTACCAGGATGAAAGAGCAGAACCCGAATTTCTTTTACGACATTTGTGTTTATAGTGACAATAGTCTCAAGCATGCATTTTCGACGGATGCTCGATCAAGAGCTGCTTACAAGTATTTTGGTGACGTGGTGTCATTGACACCACATATAAGCTCAACAA GTATGAGATGTCAGTTGCAGCATTTGTGGGTGTCAATCACCACGAAAGGTCAT ATATCTATCATATTCACAATATGGGTCCTTATTCTTCTAGAGCACAAATTTGGGGCTGGCATGAGGAGTACACAATGGAGTGAGAGCATGCATGCTTTCTTTGATAAGTACCTAACGTGTAAgagtaatttaattcaatttgtgCACCAGTATGACAATTGTCTTGCAGATAAAGAACAGCAGGAGTTGGAATGCGATGCAGCAGACAATAGGGGCCTGATCCCATGTGTATCGAACTCTCCTATTGAGAAGCAGTTCCAATATGGGTACAACAACTGCATATTTTGCGATGTTCAAGCCGAATTTATCAAAAAGTGCGACTGCAACCTGTCTCCAAGGGTAGTGAAGGACAACCAATACTTCTATGAAGTGACTCAACAGAAGATAGTTAAGGGGATGTCTATTTATAGCGAGTATGAAGTTGTGTTTTGTCCTATTTCGCACCAGGTTAGGTGCAACTGCTTCAG TGGGCGTCCAATCTTCAAGAGACTCAAAGCGGATGTGGACCGGAAAATTAAGAATGGTACTAAGAAACGTCGAGCTAGTAGTAAACATCCAAAG GAAGTTGCAGTTGTTGAAAGAGACAAACATTTAAACAAGGCCACCGAGAGACACATTACTGCTAGCAAACACCCTAACGTTTATTTTAGTGTTTATTGCTAG